The stretch of DNA AGGAACGATTCGGTCAATTCAATTAGTGCAATTAAAAGGAAATATAGTAGAAATTATCTTAGAAGTAGCTCCAAATACTAACTTATCTCCAGATAGAGTTCATCTACTTTTACCTGCGGCATCAGAAGGGAATCGCTGGTTATTGCGTGCCGATATTGCTCCCAAAAACTCGCCTCAAAAACCCCCAAAAAGTCAGAATCCAACGACTGTCCCGATCCCAGTGATTCCAGTGATTGAATTTGGTCAACCCATTTCTCAATCTTCCAAACCGAGATGCTGTTTCGCTTGAGGTGTAGGGATGCGACCGCGAGGAGTGCGTTGTAAGTAACCAATTTGGAGCAAATAAGGTTCGTAAACTTCCTCAATAGTTTGGGCATCTTCTCCCGTAGAAGCAGCTAGGGCTTCTAATCCCACAGGTCGGCTGTTAAACTGATTAATCATGGTACTGAGCAAGAGCCTATCTGTCCAATCTAAGCCCATTGGATCGACTTGCAGCAGTTCTAGAGCCTCTGTCGCTACCGTTGAGTCTATTTGAGGGTAACCTGTAACTTGGGCGTAGTCACGGACTCGTTTGAGCAAGCGATTGACAATCCGAGGGGTTCCACGAGCGCGTCTGGCTATTTCCTCGGCTCCATCGCTAGTTACCTGAGTTTGCAGAATTCCTGCGGTACGGGAAACAATGGTACTGAGTTCATCTACTTCGTAAAAGCGGAGACGTTGAATCAACCCAAAGCGATCGCGTAATGGGGATGTCAAAGCTCCCACCTTAGTAGTAGCACCGACAAGAGTAAACTTAGATAGAGGAATAGTCCTGGTTTTGGCACTTGTCCCCTTACCTACAGTTAAATCAATCCGAAAATCTTCCATAGCTGAGTAT from Merismopedia glauca CCAP 1448/3 encodes:
- a CDS encoding AMIN domain-containing protein, which gives rise to MKASWIGVSSQILLLSQISTAQAAKPAILSSWDFAPAKNQLEITLTAATIPQYLVLPQPPRIVIDLPNTQLGKVAKSANLSGTIRSIQLVQLKGNIVEIILEVAPNTNLSPDRVHLLLPAASEGNRWLLRADIAPKNSPQKPPKSQNPTTVPIPVIPVIEFGQPISQSSKPRCCFA
- the ruvB gene encoding Holliday junction branch migration DNA helicase RuvB — encoded protein: MAIISSNQSQTQPDRQPQRSPRKKKSEGESSTILQPQVESGVESQQEESLRPQNLAEYIGQKDLKQLLEIGIQAAQSRGESLDHLLLYGPPGLGKTTIALIIAREMGVNCKITAAPALERPRDIMGLLVNMAPGDVLFIDEIHRLARMSEELLYSAMEDFRIDLTVGKGTSAKTRTIPLSKFTLVGATTKVGALTSPLRDRFGLIQRLRFYEVDELSTIVSRTAGILQTQVTSDGAEEIARRARGTPRIVNRLLKRVRDYAQVTGYPQIDSTVATEALELLQVDPMGLDWTDRLLLSTMINQFNSRPVGLEALAASTGEDAQTIEEVYEPYLLQIGYLQRTPRGRIPTPQAKQHLGLED